From the genome of Mucilaginibacter paludis DSM 18603:
CGCTTTGCTAACCGGCTTGATGGTATTGCTGTTTCTGCGCGACTGGCGAAGCAGTTTAATTGTGGTTATTACTATCCCGGTATCTATCCTCATCGGCGTATTGCTTTTGGGGCTGTTTGGCCAAACCATCAACATCATGACCTTGAGCGGTTTGGCTTTGGCCATCGGCATCCTGGTAGACCAAGCTACCGTAACTATCGAAAACATACACCAGCACCTTGAAATGGGGAAAAACAAAAGGCAGGCTATTTACGATGCCTGCGAAGAGATCTCTTTTCCGCTATTGCTCATCCTGCTTTGTATCCTGGCGGTGTTTGCACCATCCTTTATGATGAATGGTGTGCCTAAGGCCATGTTTTTGCCGCTATCGATGTCGATTGGGTTAACGATGATCGTTTCTTTCATCATCGCACAAACGCTGGTACCTATTTTGAGTAACTGGCTCATCAAAGCTGAACAATATCAGCATTACCACCATGGCAGTATACATGCCCATGCCGGCGAAGGTTTGAATAAGCAAGAAGAATCCCAGATCGAGATGCATCAGCGCCAGGAAGAAGATCACCCTGAAAACAATGACTTTTTTGAAAAGGTAAAAATGGCCTTTATGAAAATCCTCACCCGCTGGATGCCGCACAAAAAAATAATTATCCCGGTTTATTTGGTGGTGGTACTGGTACTGGCGGGCGTTTGCTTTGTTGTGATAGGTAAGGATATGATGCCCAAACTCAATAACGGACAATTCCAGATGCGGATCAAAGAGCCGCAAGGCACACGTTTAGAACGCACCGAAGATAAGTTTAAACAAGTATTGCAGATTATTGATAAAACGGTTGATCATCATGTGGAGATTACCTCGGGATATATCGGTTTAGTGCCCAGTAGTTTTGGCAGCAGCAACCTGTATGTTTTTAATACGGGGACCCATGAAGCTGTATTGCAGGTTAACCTGGATGAAAAGTACCATGTAAATATGGACGACCTGAAAGATGCCCTCCGCAAAAACATCAAAAAGGAAATTCCGGAACTGGAGATTAGCTTTGAGCCCATCGATATGACCGAAAAGATTATGAGCCAGGGCGCCTCAACACCTATACAGGTTCAGATAGCCGGAAAAAACATGGCCCAGATTTCTGATTTCAGCAACAAAGTATTAGCTAAACTTAAAAACATCACCTACCTGCGCGACGTGCAGATAGATCAGCCGCAACGGTTTCCGGCCGTGAGCATTACGCTCGACAGGCTGAAAGTATCACAACTGGGTTTAAATATCAAAGACATAGCACGCTCGGTTACTGCCAGTACCTCATCAAGCCGTTTTACCGAGAAGAACCTTTGGCTGGACGAAAAATCGGCTTATACCTACCAGGTGCAGGTACAGGTGCCGGAGTATGTAATGAACACCATGGACGAGCTGAAGGAAATACCTTTGCTGAAAGGCCAAAGTACACCCACGCTGGCTGACGTGGCCGATTTTAAGCTAAACTATGCCCCAGGGGAATATGACAGGGTTGGCCCACGCCGCTATTTAACAGTTAGCGCCAATATTTATAAAAAAGATTTAGGTACGGCCACTGCCGATGTGCAGAAAGCAGTTAACAGTTTGGGCACGCCACCTAAAGGACTGATTGCCAATCTGCAAGGCATGTCAAACCTGCTTACAGAAACTTTAACCAGTTTACAAAATGGTTTGGGCTTTGCTATTTTAGTTATCTTCCTGCTGCTGGCGGCCAATTATCAGTCGTTCAAACTGTCGTTAACGGTATTGTGTACCATCCCCGCGGTAATATTAGGCTCATTAACAGCCCTGTTATTAACAGGCTCAACGCTTAACCTGCAATCCTATATGGGGATGATCATGTCTACCGGGGTATCGGTAGCCAACGCAATCCTGATTGTTACCAATGGCGAAAACTTGCGGCTCGAATTTCAGAACAGTACAAAAGCGGCCATAACCAGTGCATCCATCAGGCTTCGCCCTATATTAATGACCAGTTTGGCCATGATAGCGGGCATGATACCGATGGCATCGGGTATGGGTGAGGCCGGCGAACAAACAGCCCCGCTGGGCCGGGCCGTTATTGGCGGCTTGTTTGCCTCAACCCTTGCCGCTTTATTTATACTGCCCTTGGTATTTGCATGGGTACAACAAAAAACAACCTATACAACACCATCGCTAATGCCTGATGAAACCACAGAACTTGAACCATCAACTTTA
Proteins encoded in this window:
- a CDS encoding efflux RND transporter permease subunit, which produces MSIVTSALKRPITTVVITLSLLIFAVLSAINIPIDIFPQLNLPTIYVIESYGGMSPQQMEGFFSTRLQDQFLYVNGIKSISSKNIQGLTLIKLSFYESTNMAEASAQVALQVNRAQSFFPPGALPPQVVRFDASSLPVGQLVLDSKSESLKDIYDMAATRIRPMFSTIAGLSAPPPFGSNARSIILSVDPNKLRSYNLTPDEVVDALSKFNVMSPSGNLRMGNTMYLTTMNSLIKNSDTFGKIPVITKNGVPIYIQDIARVSDAADVTVDYALVNGKRSVYIPVVKTADASTWTVVQTLKSKLAEMQGLLPDDVKISYEFDQSVFVVNAVKSLMTEGGLGALLTGLMVLLFLRDWRSSLIVVITIPVSILIGVLLLGLFGQTINIMTLSGLALAIGILVDQATVTIENIHQHLEMGKNKRQAIYDACEEISFPLLLILLCILAVFAPSFMMNGVPKAMFLPLSMSIGLTMIVSFIIAQTLVPILSNWLIKAEQYQHYHHGSIHAHAGEGLNKQEESQIEMHQRQEEDHPENNDFFEKVKMAFMKILTRWMPHKKIIIPVYLVVVLVLAGVCFVVIGKDMMPKLNNGQFQMRIKEPQGTRLERTEDKFKQVLQIIDKTVDHHVEITSGYIGLVPSSFGSSNLYVFNTGTHEAVLQVNLDEKYHVNMDDLKDALRKNIKKEIPELEISFEPIDMTEKIMSQGASTPIQVQIAGKNMAQISDFSNKVLAKLKNITYLRDVQIDQPQRFPAVSITLDRLKVSQLGLNIKDIARSVTASTSSSRFTEKNLWLDEKSAYTYQVQVQVPEYVMNTMDELKEIPLLKGQSTPTLADVADFKLNYAPGEYDRVGPRRYLTVSANIYKKDLGTATADVQKAVNSLGTPPKGLIANLQGMSNLLTETLTSLQNGLGFAILVIFLLLAANYQSFKLSLTVLCTIPAVILGSLTALLLTGSTLNLQSYMGMIMSTGVSVANAILIVTNGENLRLEFQNSTKAAITSASIRLRPILMTSLAMIAGMIPMASGMGEAGEQTAPLGRAVIGGLFASTLAALFILPLVFAWVQQKTTYTTPSLMPDETTELEPSTL